From Venturia canescens isolate UGA chromosome 3, ASM1945775v1, whole genome shotgun sequence:
AATTCGTAATCAGTGACCCCAAAAACGTTCATACTGTGACTTTGAGACAAAcctaagaaaatttttttccaacacaaaaatggcacgaaaacgtgattttcacCTCACTGCGAAGGGATTAAGTATGGTTACAAGAAATTGTTCGACGAATTGGCTGTGAGTACaaaacattgattttatcAGCTTGAACACGCACTTTTAAATTTAgaggacgacgctgaagtttgcgacgAATTTACCGaaaaacgtttgttttttttcgcgtaattttttatttcccgtAATTAttggtgtaggttgaaaaactacgaattgcgaattcggtgagaaacaaaattggaaaattactgGAACCGTTGGCGAGTCTTTccagatcatttcgttggactccaacattgcaaacttcaacatcatTTTAGAAGGAATAATGATGTTTACAAATATCTAAACGAAGCTCCGAGCTCTGTAATGGAAAATCCATGAATGGAAATAATTGCAGAAACTTGATGttgaaataaattcgaaaatatttgtaCCGTACGACATCGCGACCCCAAAACGGATTTTTGTCAACAACTTCGAAAATGCATTGGACGCGATGAACGCGGACATCGAAACCGCTGGACTGATATTTCGAGAGATCGATCCCAAATATGTAGCCGGTTGGATAAACGCTcagacaaaaaataatttgactgAAATATTTCGACCACGTAAGCATTCAGCGcgcaattatttttcgacaattcaacgaaataaacattttttacgtttAATCGTACGAGTAGATCGAAGACCCtcaaacattcatttttcgacgtgATTCAAACTCTGCAACTTCTctaatttattaaatatttctataccttaaggatatattgcacaagcgatacaatgttgccatgctaaaccatgctaaaaacattaaaaaattcaaaatgatcagaattttataaaatttggtgaacatattctttagtgccaaatttgacaatacaaattttttaagatttttcttctgtacagttatcgagtaattgatcactaaagttcacgtgtataagcatagcgtttccatatatataggtatacattccaggcataagaaatctgctttaatgcgtaattactcgataactaaacagaagaaaattttgaaaaaatttgtgttttcgcacttgatgttgaagaacattatcaccaaatttgatcaatttctaattatttcgacttttgtatcattcacccttaaattGATGGAAAATGAGACTTACTCCTTTTAGAAATTCCTGGGCCGAAGccacaaatattttttgctaACACGATCTCCTTCAAAGGAGTTTGGAAGCACCCGTTCAACAGATATCTGATACGAATGCCTTTTCATTCTCAGCACGACGGTGTTGGAGCGGACGTGGTGGCTACGAGGAAAATAGGTCGATTCCGACAGGCTCGATGGGGCGATTGCAACCCACGGTTCATTGAGATTCCCTTCGAGGTGGTTGTTCGAGCTTTAGAATTTCTTCCTCATcccttgaatttttaaatttgtatCCAATATACTAAAAAAACCCTTCGAGGATTCATCGTCATAATTTCATGGCCATCGATCTCAATTATTTTGTAGACAAATACTTTTGGCCAGCTCAGTACAGATTTCCAtcaatttgttcaaaattttttcgaaatttttgtcaGACAATGTAAGATTTTTCAGGTTGCATTTCGAAATCTCattgagctttttttttcctgcagAGCAATCAGACCGACAGTGAGAACACGCTGAGCATGATTATAATAATGCCGGACGAGTATGAAAATGACAAGTGGAAAGAGCTGCTTCCAAATCCCAAAAGAATAAACCTGACGAAAGACTTTCGAGAAGTAATGAAACAAGGGTCGACATTCTTGAAAGAAAAACTTCGATAAATATCAATAAAGACTCAATTGGTCATTTCTTTTGGCAAATAAGACGTCTGAAAAGACCATGTCATATTTAAGGAAGTATAAAatcttcgtttattattttttacacgCGTCAACCAattgcacaatatttttatcaagttTCTGAGCATATATGAGAAAATTATTCCTCTTGACTGGAATCCTCCGAACATGTCGTTCGGTTGACGGTTCGGAGACTattaaaaacatcgaaaatgtgtgcgaaagtccgacccattttttgatgcaattaaaaaataaataattaatatctcttcaacgcgttgaGCTACAGAgctcgaagaggtcgcaatcgaaagaaaaaataaaataaaaaatacgtcaacttacgatattttctgaaatactataattaattaattattaaaaaaacgcgttgctcgaaaattttcgccaaaatagtttttttcgtttctcataACTCGgggaatgaataaaaattaaagctTCTCCGGCCAGCGGACTATCGCTGGCGGCAACCAATTGAAACAGTTCATattatgaaataaatataattttattatcattcaTGGGAAAAGACGCACTCCGTATATTTACCGCGATCgtagaacgaaaacaaacTCATCACCGATCGCTTAATTCTTCGTCCTTATCCATTGTCTGACAATGTTTCGACCTTTATACGCGTTGGTTTATCATTTGTGATTAATGGATAGACGCTTGTTCCAGTGGTACAACGTGTATGTTACCTGAGTCAGGTCGCAAATACAACTGTCAAAATGTATTTGCTAAAGAAAGTAAATGAAGATTTGGAGGCTATAAATTTGGTGAACGCATACTTTTCCATcaatttcagaataaaaaattattaaaattcgaGATCTCACGAGCATAGCTCATGAACATgcgttacgaaaaaaatatgcatGTAGCTATTTGGAAAACTTACACAAGttacattttctttctcaccGAGGGTCTTCCCCGGGCAAGTGATTTATTagctttttttaaacatacaGAATTCGATTTCATGGGAGGCAATCAGGCTTTATAAACGCccgaatttttccgaaatttcaGTTACACGAACTTGAACTTCGATCCTGTAGAAACGACATGCGGTTCCGTAAGTCGAAAAACAGGGTCGTGAGAATTCCCTCGATACAGTTCAtacattttcatcaaaatttgcatgaaaaatgtattttttcgacattcaaaAATTGTGATGGAAAAATATCTAAAAATAGCGACACCCGAGCCACTTCCGCGAGACTCGTCGAATTCGAAGTGCTCCGCGGCACGCGTAGCGCAACTGTTGCAATAATTGATccggaataaaattaaaaaacactcAATCTAGACACTAGACATAGAAGGTTTagtaaaaatgcatttttgtaTCATTAGCGAGTGTTTAGCGAACGAAGAGGCCAATTTTCCCGCGGGATTTTCTCGTAGAGGAGCTTAAAAattctacgaaaaaaattgcattcgaattTTAATCAAAAGAGTTCAAAGTGCATTCCgagccaataaaaaaatcgatttttcgaaaattctacaATCTGTTTTACTCTCAATATTCGCCGTACTGTTGAAGAACCGAGTCACTTTAGAGAATACGaaatacgagaaaaagaagagcCTTGAGTGCCATTCGACAATTTTCAGGGTGGAAACAATCTCCCGATGGGATCAAATATTCGAATAATTTATCGTATAAACTTTCGAAATCTCATTCcagaaacgaatttataataatGCAGTTCTCTTTCAGCACGCGTTATCGGAATCATCACGTTTTATGCGTCGATAATAAATTCGCATGCCTTACTCTCCCACGGAGAAATAGAAGGTCTCCAGCTCATCGCGAATCACATAAACAATGACTCGTTCCTATTCGACGTgagattatgaaaaaaatgaaataaaataacatcCGTTTTTGGTATTTAATTGAAACTAATTTCATCTTTTCGGCAGGAAAACACGGCAAATTGGAACAAAGTTTCCGCCCCCTTGAGCCTCTTCATTCTTAAGGGTATAGCCTGTTACGTGAATTTTGGAATTATCAGAATGAGATGTCCGGAAGAACTTGGTTTTTTCGATAACAAAACTGAGTCCGTTAGAATGGGTTACAGTCTTTTCTCGAACGAATTGGATGTGagtatgaaaaatcaattgcgCAATATCTTATTGAATCGATATTTGATGAGGAAAGcagcttaaggagtttcggtacaggcgatacaatgttgccatgcaaatccatgctaaaaaaattaaaaaattcaaaaagttcagaattttataaaatttggtgaacatattctttagtgccaaatttgacgacacaaattttttaagatttttcttctacacagttatcgagtaattgatcactaaagtttacgtgtataagcatagcgtttccatatatataggtatacattccgggcatgagaaatctgctttaatgcgtaattactcgataactaagtagaagaaaattttgaaaaaaattgagttttcgcacttgatgttgaagaacattatcaccaaatttgatcaatttcttaatattttgacttctgtactgaaactccttaaggcagttcatgcacgaaagaattgtcttaagaaagtcttgaaatttacacaaagtttcaatggatagtcgactgacacgcgtaccaaattttaaagggtctttttgtttatttagataaacgtgtttaaatatgaaaaaaaatacacaggcgTCTAGGGaccatgcgtaaaaaatcgctcaCCTTTCCgtgtaacgaatgaacgcttcgttacgaagtttatgaaaaagtgcacaataacaatgaaagtCTGGGAAAGATTCTAAACGATTGTTTcactagtaataaagaaacggtttgaaaaacgttatgacgtcataaatcgacatattcgcgtatataagagtgcggcagggctcgcgctgacttttcttttacactctcgttttttcttttaatacttggcgtcaagccgctaccgcgtctcttgatatagtACGTTAAAAatagaacgaaattggtaaaatgagcactcgtaacctcacatttgcttatttcggcattttctttcttcttggctcgggCCATTCCTgccatagccttctgtctttttattaacatcttttttcgatccattttcctttgcgctctctaaagcgattgtttacataaaaaactgcagtattttagccagagACGGATAAAATTTCGAGTCCGGTCAGTGATGTATCCccgtttaattaatggcttgtaatttcattcgtcaaaaaataagttgagaaaatgtatttacaattttgaattaataactctgacattaattgaGAGggatatctttaattaggaagtagaaatcgagccaatttagatgctcataaaatacgatcctatgAGCATtcttgtgtccgcgaagaccgtcgcgaagggacgagttatcaaggacgagtatttaagggatttaggccaaaagagctgaactccaactcgatacttttacaacaagttaacaataagtttatttaagaagttacaaattcgaggttctattgcctcgagaccaatcgttacaattctcgtcaaagactgtcgaattttgggttaagtcgataattttatagatttgggggttttccccttctcgtgcgaatataacctagatttccttctggaagtttcgatgttgacatcgagggtcgatgcgctcgttcgggagcatcgatatttcacccttgctgcgtttgcgctgagagtgcttaatttgttttaatgagtgcgatgtacgggcacaacagcATGATCTAGcttaatttttacgaaaattcacactacccgctctAAGCGTTGTAACGATAATATGCTTCGATTAAAATCATTCCAGAAACTCGGATTTCACATAAAATCGagaattttctttccttccGGTGATGCCAAACCGGCACCTTACCGTGTTGAATACTACAGAGAGGCATTTCATTCCGAAATCGAAAGTATTCCAGTTATCAATGGATCGTTGGATATAAAATATGTTGCAGACTggataaaaaatcaaacacATACTGCATTGACCGAAATATATCGACCGCGTAAGCTGTTATTGACTCGTAAAAGTTTAATTTTCATCAAAGTAGTTGAAATATCAACTCTTATTGGATCGTACGAATGGTTTGGAAACGAAATACAAGATATTTTTCCAAACGCCAACTCTAAATTAAAATAATGCACGAAAATGGACTTATCCCGTTTAGAATCCACTGGACCCAAGCCGCTGATGCTTCTCGTAAATACAATCCACTTTAAAGGATTTTGGAAAACTCTATTCAATGAAGATTCGAGAGCACGAATGTTTTTCCATCCGCTTGGCGGAGCTGGGACGGACGTGGCCGCTGTTAAAAAACTGGCCAACTTTCGAGTTGGCCAACTGGGCGATTGCAACGCACGGTTTATCGAACTTCCATTCGAGGTGAATCTTGAAAATCCGTTTAAATGGATACCGATCtcaataatttcgtttttcgcGAAAGAAACGTCAACCATATCAAATACTTTCgacgaatttatttaaaaatttgcaaaaatcgTTGCAAGTATATCAATTTCCCAATATTGCTGTAAGTTTGTTCTAGTTTAATTTAGACCACTTTACGAGATCAAAAGTGCATCGAACGTTTTTGACCAGCTTAATCGATATGAGCTTTTTTACAGAACGATCCGCTCTTCATCGGTGACAGTTCGTTGAGCATGTTCATCATATTGCCCAACGAGTATGAAAACAGCAAGTGGAAGGAGTTTCTCTCAAATTTGAAGAGAGTAAATCTGACTCAAAGACTTTCCAACAGCACAGAAAAAATGGTCGACTTCTCCATTCCGTTGTTCAACGTTTCAAGTGAGCTGTCAACCAACAGTGCGAAGAGCAATCAACAGGTCAGCTTCTCCACCAGGAGTAATTTTATTTTAGTAATTGAAGTGCTCGAGCATGCTTACATTTTCCCCGTCTACAGTCTTTCTACATAGAGCTGCCCCTCGATTCGGTTCTCACTTTTCCGATGTTAACTCCACGGTATGAAACCTTAGATATGGGAGAAGCTGCGTCGAAGATCGCGATGCGATTCACTCAGCACGGCATAGATTTCGCTGCATCGAGTGGTCAGTTCCAAgtctttaattattttttatccgaAAAGAATTTATGAGTGCGATTCTCGACGGAAAGAGAAACAttaaaaaagtcaaaataacAACAGTGAAATGCAATGTTGCATTTTTATCTTTATCCAGGAGCATTATATAACAAGATGGATGAAGAGACGAACCGAATGACTCGATCGCTGGGACCATCTGAAAATGAGATGAAGGCAGAGTCAAATCCAACGAGGGAGCTCGCTGAACCTGGAACTGAGGGATTCAAGGTGGATCGTCCGTTCGTTGCAGTCGTTACAATTCACGGGGAAATTAACTCGACGCTCTTCGCAGCCCATATTACTGGAATAGGCGACAACCTCCTACGCGTCAACCAACCGAATGCAgaataattcattttgttgattttttacatattttttgaGAGAGCATCAAACACCCCTGACTCGATGGCAGATAGTCAATTCAACTGCAGCAATTCTGTACTAGACACTGTGGCTGGCTGTATTTCAATACACAAAAGTTGTCGAGTGCCTGAGAGGCTATTACAATCTTTCCGAATCGATTGACAACGAATATTAAATATTAGACATCCAACCTTCAATATTAACATTATACACTGGAAACCAGGCACAATTTGAGCTTAATTTCACGAGTGCGAAGATCCCAAGATTGGGAGGGAAGAACCGAAGAATTAGACGGCCAAGTTCGCAATGCCCTGACGTCTATGATGATCAGTCGAAAAAATGTATCTTTCTCGTATCACTTGAAAATTAAAtgcaaaatcaataaaaacaatCGAGCACGGCAGGAACTCTTATTTGTCCGAATTGATTATAGGAATTTTTGTTATGGCTATTCGGTCATCCAATCCGAATCGCTGATTAATGTAATTCCGTCACAATACAAATCTTCGTGGACACAGGAAGTAATCGAACACTAaaattcacgtgtataagcatagagtttacatatatgtacagttatacatctcgtgcataagaactttgatttaacgctcaattattcgataacgatgtaaaaaatttgtaaaaaattgtatttgtatactcgatgccaaagaatgttgtcaccaaatttgatcaaattcagattattttgatttcgtgatccacccgccttaaaaaatacagtaGTTCAGAGAATACTGCAAagtgacgtattttttattttttttctttcgatcgcgacctcttcgacctctgtagcttaacgcattgaaaatatatgaattactgattttttaatttcattaaaaaatgttgcatttttcacacacatttttgatgctcatttttttactattttacaCTTAACACTAAAAGTTATTCAAAAGAAAGTGCGCCACCGAAGGTCTTCATTTAATATGGAATCGAATCGTTTAACGCTCGCATAGATAGTTCTCCTATTATCTTTTGCAGTATCTTTGATAAAGTGGCAATAAATTGAGTTTGTGTTATATTTGAACCTGAAAACACGATTCTATTTTCATTTACATGAGCTATACGCCTCGATGTCAGATCGCGATAGCAGAACGAAAACAAacttaaaattcattttactcTCATAGCAATGTACGACAACATCGCGACCTTGATTCACGTCGCTCTGTCTCTTGTAAATGATAGGCAAGCCACAGCTCCAATCGCACGTATAATCTGCCTGACTTATGTCCTTAATAAAATTGGCCAATTGTATGCTAGAGTGTCTATATTGTTTGGAGGCAATATATATGATAAGCAATATTCGACAACGATGTCGCgatcaattattcaaaaattcaggGTCTCGCGACTTTATTTAATATGAACGTACGCAGTGGAAAAATACACGCGTGTAactattcgaaaaaataagtgCCACTTTAACATCGCATGTTTTCTGGGTCTGTCTTGAGAGAAATGACTAACTAGCTTATCTTTTAAAAcgcaaaatttcatttttgggGGGAAACGCTGAATAACGCTGATAAAACGCTGAATTTTTTGGGATCGAATTTACACCAACTAGATTTTCGTCGGTGTAGAGTTCTATCATGTTGCAAGGCGACATGCAATTTTGTAAGTCGCAAAACAGGGCGTTTGAATTCTCACAATTTAGTGCATCAGTTTTAATTCCATTGGAATAGCGCATAATGCAGTTTTATAGATTTGGTTTTGTAGGAATGCCACTTTTTTACtggaaaaaattcttgaagatTGGCCTCACAGTAAATAGAGtcaataaattatttgaataaaaagaagaaacgagGTGCCAATTAATTTGCAATTTGAAAATAGATTTTCGATCAAATCCAACATTCAAATAAtcatttgtattattttttaaaatatcatcCTACGCAAGTATCTTTTATAGAAAATtggttcgatgaaaaaaaaaaaaaaaaaaaaaaaaacattccccAAAACCGAATAGAAACAATGCGTTTCTgatattaaatttttgttttcctgtCGCTTCCAGGGATAGCTTGATTCGTATTGTTGTACAAATAAGCCACTTCGATTTCACgatcataaattttcttttacgaTATTGATAACAGAAATGATTagcgttaaaaaaattcagcagcAATACCGATTCTCAGTATAATGGCAATTGTCATCAAAGTTTTAGTCAGCCATATGTCCATGTATCATAGAACTTGTTAATAAATTCACGTTTACAAAGTAATAACTATGCTGCCTACAGGCTTCGCCCGGagtcttttcatttttcaattacgaacataattcttcagttttttgttcaatgaaacgaaggatttttttcattttgccacACTCCATCActtcattaaaaatattgtgaCTTCAGTTGATGAAATGATAGGTGAGCCACCGCTCGTTTTGCACGTTTGTAAATCCTCTTCAAACTggtaattcgatttttttcatttaacgcTCCTATTCGATTACTCATgagtttcgaaattcaaaaattcaacgaaatcgTTCAAAACTTATCGAAAATTTCGTACGTATTTAACTTTGAAATTCTATTTTTAAGATAttgtcgaaaattcaaaacaaagCGAATGAAAATCGTCGAAGCAGTGCTCTTTTCATTAGAACAATaatgtttcgaaaaatcgcgttcaAAGTTTTGAAACGTGGTCGAAGTAGACCGATACGCTCGGGAAGGAGCTTGAACGACGACAATTTTTCCAGATTCAAACCTTTTTGCCTCGTATTCTAGAGGATTCAAAGTATTGAATCCATTTGAAGCCAATataaaaaactaattttctGATAATTCTGCCATGTGTTTTGCCTCGAAAGCGAGGAAAGTTTTTTCTTGGCTCGCGATTGGGATTCGTCACGAGTCGATATGACGTCCAGTGACAGTTTTCAAACTCAGAGAGGGGTGCGTACAACAACTCATACATCCGCGTGTCACTTATAAGATGCGATATATGCATTCATCGTTGCACACTATTTTTGGTTAAGGGGGCTACtccaattagaattttcaaaaaatcgacttttttaattgcatttttcgaaagtatacatattCAAAAGTGTCATAGGAAAATattataaagatctgagcgCGCTAATACGCACCGCCTTTTGGACGGtccgttgataaaatctccgaaactattcaaccgatccttaccaaaacaTGTTCTTTATCACTATAACAatagcgcatatcatacgaaatttgaaatttttaccgaaactattttttattgataaaaacgtttgaaaaaacgtgtttttcatagtttttggaaaaatggccgccattttgtgacttttggaaaaaccaaaaatcgtatgatatgcgctacAGCCATTTACTtattgaatcttttttttctccgatcattcATTCCAGAGActttatcaacagcgcacatccattttttttttgaacctGTCTTctttcccatttttctgtacgaaaactgagtaaaataaaaataaaaaaaattcttttgtatattttaagagtgtatttttagGCCTaatactttttatatccatatttataatttacaccgggcaaaaaaattcgtgaaaatagtctttttttgCCCGCCTGATGAGAGCAGAGCCCTTAATTACATGCTTTCATGGTCACGATCGTAGAACCAAAAGAAACTCATCACCGATCccataattcttcaattttccaatAGTTCGGAAATGTCGCGACCTTGATACGTATCACTTGTTATGCGATGGGTAGGCGCGCGTGTGTCGATGAAACGCGTACATTGTCTGATGTACGTCGCAGGTACAATTGCTGGAGAGAGCCAATATTCATTCAGAGATAATAAATTGATATCAAAAGCAAATATCATTCAAATTTAGGAGTCCACGAGGGAGATCAATAAACGTAAGTTACGAAAAAATACACGCATGTATaacggtttgaaaaaattaaatacatAAAACCTTCTCCCTCGTCGAATGTCGTCTTCGGAGTAATAAATTATTTGCTTTTCTATATGAACAGTATTCGTCAACATTCGGCTTTAAGAAaggtaaatttttttagattacaATCATACATCAACTAGATCTTCATCGTAGTGGAGTTTCACCTCGTGGCAGGGCGACATGCGTTCCGTAAGTAGGTTAAAGgtcgtttttttcgtgaatCAATATACCTATTTTGATCCAATTAGAATGGTgagaaaatagatttttatctATTAGATTTTCATTAGAATAGAATATTTATATTCTACAAAAAAGTTATTTGGTATTTTTGCAATATTATCGTGGAATCGAGTCTCTCTGATGGGAATtgaacgagaaaataattcacaGTGTCGATCATTAATTCCCATGACGAAAGTCATTTTTTACCGCTCAAATgttcgaacatttttctctcatcaCCTTCGCATTTATATTTGTAAAAAGAtctaataacttttttctattataCAGTTTACGTCATCGGTATTGTCGCGTTGTATGCGACAGCTGATTCACAGGCATTCCTGAATCCCGAAGAGGAACAAGGTCTCCAGCTCATCGCGAATCACATAAAAAATGACGCGTTCTTATTCGATGTAAATTTTTCGTacaacgaaaacaattttttattgttaaataTTCTTGGTACTCTTACGATGGTTTTCACAATGAATTTCGTCTTTCATCCCAGGAAAATGTGGAGAATTCGAACAAAGTTTTCCTCCCCTTAAGCTTAAGCTTATTCTTGAGGGAATGGTGTGTCGCGCGACTTTTGgacagataaaaataaaatgcctGAACGGCCTTGGTTTTTCGGAAGACAAAGTACAGTCCGTTCAACGTAGTTACAGTAAATTGATGAACGAATTTGGCGGTGAGTTGAAagtatcaattttttaaatactttattcaatttatctttaatttaattttaattcttttgtgaaaaattaagcTTCCCTTCAATTTGCTACATAGAAATAAGATTGTTCAGGGATATTGAAATTACGCTCGAGGatctttaatgaaaaaatgcttgGATTGAAATCACTGCAGAAACTTGATGTTCGCACAACGTCGAAAATATTCGTTCCTTCCAATGGAGTCGAACCGAAACAACATTATGTTGAAATCTTCATTGAAACACATTCAATGGGGAAATCGAAGCTGTGCCATTAATGAATCAAGTTATGGATGCCAAACGTATTGAAGATTGGATAGAAGCTCAAACAAAAACTCAATTGACTGAATTCTATCGGCCACGTAAGCTAATGAATTCATTAAAACAATTGAACTTTGGCAACAAAATCCTTGAATTATAGATTTTTCTTGTTGGATCGGACGAGTGGATTGGAGACACTCCGATgacaatttttcgataaaattcaaattcttcaAGCAGCTCAATGGCAgtgttaaataaaatttttaaactgcTTCCTCAaaatggtcaagatgcacggtgctcaaagcttactctatgaggtgctatattttacattttggcttcctcatagagtcagctttgagcatcgtgcatcctgagcaccgtgcatcttgaccatcttgaggaagcaatttgcaaattttagtttgcaacattttttttgtatacaaggaaataatgtatttttctaacttcttttacgaactttaatttatctctttgtttaaattcataaaaaacaac
This genomic window contains:
- the LOC122407611 gene encoding antichymotrypsin-2-like, translated to MRCPEELGFFDNKTESVRMGYSLFSNELDKLGFHIKSRIFFPSGDAKPAPYRVEYYREAFHSEIESIPVINGSLDIKYVADWIKNQTHTALTEIYRPQSTGPKPLMLLVNTIHFKGFWKTLFNEDSRARMFFHPLGGAGTDVAAVKKLANFRVGQLGDCNARFIELPFENDPLFIGDSSLSMFIILPNEYENSKWKEFLSNLKRVNLTQRLSNSTEKMVDFSIPLFNVSSELSTNSAKSNQQSFYIELPLDSVLTFPMLTPRYETLDMGEAASKIAMRFTQHGIDFAASSGALYNKMDEETNRMTRSLGPSENEMKAESNPTRELAEPGTEGFKVDRPFVAVVTIHGEINSTLFAAHITGIGDNLLRVNQPNAE